The proteins below are encoded in one region of Knoellia sp. S7-12:
- a CDS encoding acyltransferase — protein MSSRRTTTPAQGVVTLIPALDGLRAVAAGMVVLTHAAYLTGVGVGSGLTGRMMARGDFGVAIFFALSGFLLHRGLVADDRDGRLDVVGYAFRRAARILPAYWIALAVVVVASHPSARDSLIHAAGLQIYWSDAWISDFGQSWSIATEIAFYAALPFVVLALRPLRRRRPALPLIVLAILAVALTLTSGLGGGGAFGEDVLYERWLHARAPHFLVGMICAEALLVPGHAIARRLTSWGSDAVMCLAVAGAAYLMATAPITGSLTLEPATPSQLVVRTALSAVIALGLLLPLTHGGPSAYRAVLSRPVVRWLGVTSYGLFLWHLPVFEALYAVTGASEFAGGLLPLLAVGLPISLLLAALSHHWIEVPSSRLAGRLLARRRQRQRDRPEDKESHRPLDSGASDSAR, from the coding sequence ATGAGCTCGCGCCGGACCACCACACCAGCACAGGGTGTCGTGACGCTCATCCCCGCTCTCGACGGACTGCGGGCGGTGGCCGCCGGAATGGTCGTCCTGACCCATGCGGCATACCTCACCGGAGTCGGAGTGGGCAGCGGTCTCACTGGACGAATGATGGCCAGAGGGGACTTCGGCGTCGCCATCTTCTTCGCGCTCTCAGGTTTTCTTCTGCACCGGGGACTCGTGGCCGACGACCGAGACGGGCGCCTCGACGTCGTTGGCTACGCCTTCCGGCGAGCAGCTCGCATCCTGCCCGCCTATTGGATCGCTCTGGCTGTGGTTGTCGTTGCGTCCCACCCGTCGGCGCGTGACTCGCTCATCCACGCGGCAGGCCTTCAGATCTACTGGTCGGACGCGTGGATCTCCGACTTCGGACAGTCCTGGAGTATCGCCACCGAGATAGCCTTCTATGCGGCTTTGCCGTTTGTCGTCCTGGCACTGCGGCCGCTGCGACGGCGGCGGCCCGCCCTACCGCTCATCGTCCTGGCGATCCTCGCCGTCGCCCTGACCCTCACATCAGGTCTCGGCGGTGGTGGCGCCTTCGGAGAAGACGTCCTCTACGAGAGGTGGCTGCATGCTCGAGCACCGCATTTTCTCGTGGGAATGATCTGTGCCGAGGCGCTGCTCGTCCCCGGGCACGCCATCGCACGGCGCCTGACCTCATGGGGATCCGACGCCGTGATGTGCCTCGCCGTCGCCGGCGCCGCCTATCTCATGGCGACCGCACCGATCACCGGCTCCCTCACCCTTGAGCCAGCCACTCCGTCGCAGCTCGTGGTGCGCACGGCCCTGTCCGCCGTCATCGCGCTCGGCCTACTGCTCCCCCTCACACACGGGGGCCCCTCTGCCTATCGCGCCGTTCTCTCGCGACCGGTGGTTCGTTGGCTGGGCGTGACGAGCTACGGCCTGTTCCTCTGGCACCTTCCAGTGTTCGAAGCCTTGTATGCCGTGACCGGTGCCTCAGAGTTCGCCGGTGGTCTCCTGCCGCTGCTCGCCGTTGGCCTCCCGATCAGCCTCCTGCTGGCCGCCCTCAGCCATCACTGGATCGAGGTGCCGAGTTCACGCCTCGCCGGTCGCCTGCTCGCTCGACGACGCCAGCGCCAGCGCGATCGCCCCGAGGACAAGGAGTCGCACCGTCCCCTCGACAGCGGTGCTTCCGACAGTGCCCGGTGA
- a CDS encoding alpha-(1->3)-arabinofuranosyltransferase family protein, with protein sequence MEPDDGSAPNVRRAPPVSGLVWAGLLVVWTVAWSVTPGRVAEDTKNDLYVDPWGFLGRALHLWDPQVTWGGLQNQAFGYLFPMGPFFGLGSEVFPMWVVQRLWWMTLLTAGFVGVLGLLRALDVGTPSVRVIASLAYTLAPRVVSTIGGLSSEAQTQLLAPAILWPLVLIDQGRLGVRKGVALSGLAILCCGGVNATATAFAILPSAIWLLTRRAWWRRSTTWVWGVAVAAATSWWLVPLLIMGRHSPPFLDWIENARAVSTQVTLLDVLRGTTHWLGHLVTPGGVWWPAGHELVSSRSSIILTTVVMAVGLAGLSLGPRRHRSFLLTVLVCGVVALSLPHDGPFASPVVGAAQTALDGPLVALRNIHKADLLVRLPLAVGLAHVLGLVVAWRPRRAWLRAGALTAAVGVVIGAAAPAFGGAIATRGTFTEMAPQWRDLGAWLDTQKDSRALIVPAANFGEYSWGRTIDEPLRALTSSPYAVRDAVPLTPAGTIRLLDEVERRMQTGGSLGGATTMLRAAGIRHLVLRNDLVPSESGQPPVALARSALLNTPDVTFNRGFGQTRLDAVGTRVHPVEVFTLTGSVAPDLALWDVADVVGATGASEDLARLADAGLAGRPVIFDGDRTDGLVPASEVITDGFRARTRWFGAPRGQDVTSGLDAQAARGAPDYLPWPEVERRSVVDVTGIRDVRASSSIAEDFGFAGLQPAHRPFAALDGNPRTAWAALWDDAPELTIELERPTDLRQVTISAWADRVRFGDGLGVATDVTVTTDSGSIDAQLSTTGDPTTVALPAGSTSTVRMRIRDTTGGDTSGVVTGFSEVVMLGVAPTEVVITPSTSTTNADSAVLGAGLAGKDGCVVLTRQSTCFSGELVDPESTGPMVRDVEGLGRGERVLRGALAVDPLRPPAELMKVPGVEVTASSLRGYAPAALPVAAVDSDDRTAWSPSPSDETPSLTVTLDEPTTFTSIRMHARREWAQKESPAVVVDVDGTEVTRRLQPGGLVTIPPTVGRKLTLTFISVPGRNRPGIGSLELEELEIFGRDFAPPPQELRGACGSGPDLVVDGRQVPTSADGPRSAVFGVGEFTWKACGSVDVRDAPRHRVSLEPWRGLAPRSVFITPAEERAAVAPQNVALERASASVVEAEVDAGQRRLLVMAENSNTGWQARLGDTQLEPQVVDGWRQGFIVPEGASGRLTIDFSPDSPYRWGLLLGGLLAGALLLVAVLPDRRRRARAFESSPRATRLWSDLGIVACSGLVAGPAGLAIGVGAVGLVRFLSLRRWVWPATVVALGLVASTTQAWISPGTVGSTAVEGTVRLLVLGAIALALASSSEQATGEA encoded by the coding sequence GTGGAACCTGATGATGGTTCTGCGCCGAACGTGAGGCGGGCGCCGCCCGTCAGCGGTCTCGTCTGGGCGGGACTCCTCGTTGTGTGGACCGTGGCCTGGTCGGTCACCCCGGGGCGAGTTGCGGAGGACACCAAGAACGACCTCTACGTCGACCCGTGGGGCTTCCTCGGGCGAGCGCTGCACCTGTGGGATCCGCAGGTCACCTGGGGTGGTCTGCAGAACCAGGCCTTCGGCTACCTCTTCCCGATGGGGCCGTTCTTCGGCCTCGGGTCAGAGGTGTTTCCCATGTGGGTCGTCCAGCGACTCTGGTGGATGACGCTGCTCACCGCTGGGTTCGTGGGAGTGCTGGGACTGCTCCGTGCCCTTGACGTGGGAACCCCCAGCGTCCGCGTCATCGCCTCGCTCGCCTACACGCTCGCACCCCGGGTGGTCAGCACCATCGGAGGTCTGTCGTCGGAGGCCCAGACCCAGCTGCTGGCCCCGGCGATCCTCTGGCCCCTCGTCCTCATCGACCAAGGTCGCCTCGGGGTGCGCAAGGGAGTGGCTCTCAGCGGTCTCGCCATCCTCTGCTGCGGTGGCGTCAACGCGACGGCGACGGCCTTCGCGATCCTGCCGTCCGCGATCTGGCTGCTGACCCGGCGGGCCTGGTGGCGGCGGTCGACAACTTGGGTCTGGGGCGTGGCGGTCGCCGCGGCGACGAGCTGGTGGCTCGTGCCGCTCCTCATCATGGGGCGGCACTCACCGCCGTTCCTCGACTGGATCGAGAATGCGCGGGCGGTCTCAACACAGGTCACCCTGCTCGATGTCCTGCGCGGGACCACCCACTGGCTCGGCCACCTCGTCACGCCGGGTGGGGTGTGGTGGCCGGCCGGGCACGAGCTCGTGTCCTCCAGGTCCAGCATCATCCTGACGACGGTCGTCATGGCCGTCGGACTCGCCGGACTCAGCCTTGGTCCCAGACGACACCGCTCCTTTCTCCTGACCGTTCTCGTCTGTGGCGTCGTCGCGTTGAGCCTTCCGCACGACGGTCCGTTCGCCTCACCGGTGGTCGGGGCGGCACAGACGGCTCTCGACGGCCCCCTCGTCGCGCTGCGCAACATCCACAAGGCTGACCTGCTTGTCCGGCTCCCGCTCGCGGTGGGTCTGGCACATGTCCTTGGGCTCGTCGTCGCTTGGCGCCCGCGTCGCGCGTGGCTGAGGGCCGGTGCTCTCACCGCCGCCGTGGGTGTGGTGATCGGCGCCGCAGCACCAGCCTTCGGCGGTGCCATCGCCACGCGGGGGACCTTCACCGAGATGGCACCCCAATGGCGCGACCTCGGTGCGTGGCTCGACACCCAGAAGGACAGCCGGGCGCTCATCGTGCCGGCCGCGAACTTCGGGGAGTACTCCTGGGGGCGGACGATCGACGAGCCCCTGCGTGCCCTCACATCATCACCGTATGCCGTGCGTGATGCGGTTCCGCTCACCCCGGCGGGCACGATCCGCCTCCTCGACGAGGTCGAACGACGGATGCAGACCGGCGGCTCCCTGGGTGGGGCCACGACCATGTTGCGCGCGGCCGGCATACGGCACCTGGTGCTGCGCAACGACCTCGTCCCGTCGGAGAGCGGGCAGCCTCCCGTGGCACTGGCCCGGTCCGCACTCCTCAACACCCCCGACGTCACGTTCAACCGTGGATTCGGCCAGACGCGGCTCGACGCTGTGGGGACGCGGGTCCACCCCGTGGAGGTTTTCACCCTCACCGGTTCGGTGGCACCGGACCTCGCGCTCTGGGACGTTGCGGACGTGGTCGGTGCCACGGGCGCGTCGGAGGATCTTGCCCGCTTGGCCGACGCCGGTCTCGCAGGACGACCGGTGATCTTCGATGGCGACCGCACCGACGGCCTCGTCCCGGCGTCCGAGGTCATCACCGACGGGTTCCGTGCGCGCACACGATGGTTCGGGGCCCCCCGGGGCCAGGACGTTACGAGTGGTCTGGACGCGCAGGCGGCCCGCGGGGCACCCGACTACCTGCCCTGGCCCGAGGTCGAGCGCCGCTCGGTCGTGGACGTCACCGGGATCCGCGACGTCAGGGCGAGTTCGTCGATCGCCGAAGACTTCGGCTTTGCCGGGCTCCAGCCCGCCCACCGCCCCTTCGCGGCCCTCGACGGGAACCCCCGTACGGCGTGGGCAGCCCTGTGGGATGACGCTCCCGAGCTCACGATCGAGCTGGAGCGGCCGACGGACCTGAGGCAGGTGACGATCAGCGCGTGGGCCGACCGGGTGCGCTTCGGTGACGGGCTCGGTGTTGCGACGGACGTGACGGTGACCACCGACTCGGGATCAATTGACGCACAGCTGTCGACCACGGGTGACCCCACCACGGTTGCGCTTCCCGCAGGTTCGACCTCGACCGTGAGGATGCGGATTCGCGACACAACGGGTGGCGACACGAGCGGTGTCGTCACCGGCTTCTCCGAGGTCGTCATGCTCGGAGTCGCCCCCACCGAGGTCGTCATCACGCCGTCCACCTCCACGACGAACGCAGACTCGGCCGTTCTGGGCGCTGGACTGGCAGGCAAGGACGGCTGCGTGGTCCTGACCAGGCAGTCCACCTGTTTCAGCGGCGAACTTGTCGACCCCGAGTCGACCGGGCCCATGGTGCGCGACGTCGAAGGTCTGGGCCGCGGCGAGCGAGTCCTGCGCGGAGCCCTGGCCGTGGATCCACTGCGCCCGCCGGCGGAGCTGATGAAGGTGCCGGGGGTCGAGGTGACGGCGAGCAGCTTGAGGGGATACGCGCCAGCCGCACTCCCTGTCGCAGCCGTCGACAGTGACGATCGCACCGCCTGGAGTCCGTCCCCCAGTGACGAGACCCCGTCGCTGACGGTGACGCTTGACGAGCCGACGACGTTCACGTCCATACGCATGCACGCGCGGCGAGAGTGGGCGCAGAAGGAGTCGCCGGCCGTGGTCGTGGACGTCGACGGAACCGAGGTGACCAGGCGCCTGCAGCCCGGAGGTCTCGTGACGATCCCGCCGACCGTGGGACGCAAGCTCACGTTGACCTTCATCAGCGTGCCGGGCAGGAACCGGCCAGGGATCGGGTCCCTCGAGCTCGAGGAGCTCGAGATCTTTGGGCGCGACTTCGCTCCTCCGCCACAGGAACTTCGCGGCGCATGCGGGTCGGGGCCGGATCTCGTGGTCGATGGTCGCCAGGTCCCGACCTCGGCCGATGGCCCCCGCTCTGCCGTGTTCGGAGTGGGTGAGTTCACCTGGAAGGCTTGTGGGTCGGTCGACGTGAGAGACGCGCCTCGGCACCGAGTCAGCCTCGAGCCGTGGCGTGGACTCGCCCCCCGAAGCGTGTTCATCACGCCGGCCGAGGAGCGCGCTGCGGTCGCTCCCCAGAACGTTGCCCTCGAACGCGCCAGCGCCTCCGTGGTGGAGGCCGAGGTCGACGCGGGCCAGCGTCGTCTCCTTGTCATGGCGGAGAACTCCAACACGGGATGGCAGGCCCGGCTGGGGGACACCCAACTCGAACCCCAGGTCGTCGATGGGTGGCGGCAAGGGTTCATCGTCCCGGAAGGCGCCTCTGGTCGGCTGACGATCGACTTCTCGCCGGACTCGCCCTACCGGTGGGGACTGCTCCTCGGCGGGCTGCTGGCCGGTGCGCTGCTGCTCGTGGCGGTCCTCCCGGACCGGCGTCGACGCGCGAGGGCATTCGAGTCATCCCCGAGGGCAACACGGCTGTGGTCCGATCTTGGGATTGTTGCCTGTTCCGGCCTTGTGGCGGGACCTGCGGGGTTGGCCATAGGTGTCGGAGCGGTCGGCCTGGTGCGTTTCCTCAGCCTTCGTCGGTGGGTGTGGCCCGCGACCGTCGTAGCGCTCGGACTGGTCGCATCCACGACCCAGGCCTGGATCTCACCGGGCACTGTCGGAAGCACCGCTGTCGAGGGGACGGTGCGACTCCTTGTCCTCGGGGCGATCGCGCTGGCGCTGGCGTCGTCGAGCGAGCAGGCGACCGGCGAGGCGTGA
- a CDS encoding acyltransferase family protein encodes MRAELPHRPALDGVRAIAVLLVLLYHGGVRSLPGGFLGVDVFFVLSGFLITSLLLVEWSTTDRIDVAAFWFRRARRLLPALVLVLIVVAAYAAWMAPDITRERLRGDMLSALFYVANWRFVVNGVSYFEQYATPTPLLHTWSLAIEEQFYLVWPIVVFVLARYLAKGSKEKAPLVIGAVCAGAAVVSAGLMFAMYEPGLDPSRVYYGTDTRAQALLVGAAAAGLAVSRGWWTDRGGSGGRLAAALGVVGLLGVGAFGAFGSDSAPWMYRGGFLVAALAAAALVVAVAHPSVNPVTSLLSVGPLRWIGLASYGIYLWHWVIFVILTPERTGAEGKPLLAIRIALTLLVSTMSYVWVEKPVREWRPRRGESVWSRRVVSAVGAALAFSLAVTVLSTGARAARPELSSDNLVGPAPQSSDVAPTGPTLPVFLLGDSVAWNMHHDNPPDPALGLDVSGSTKLGCGQFPGGLVVFGQKEPVNPVCRDWPAEWRETVQRLKPKISVMMPGNLELFDHHDSNRNDYAFGTPEYRDALLEWMETTTNDLGETSQAVAITTIPCYDKPNTGLDENYRVVNDVTRQDWLNGVIRNFARTHPEVHLMDLRSAVCPDGRYEEVVGGVKLRVDGVHWSPAGSQWVWRWMAGQLRTIEEQLKPM; translated from the coding sequence TTGCGCGCAGAGTTGCCCCACCGCCCGGCCCTCGATGGCGTGCGCGCCATCGCGGTGTTGCTGGTCCTGCTGTACCACGGGGGCGTGCGGTCCCTACCCGGAGGCTTTCTCGGGGTCGATGTCTTCTTCGTGTTGTCCGGCTTCCTGATCACCAGCCTGCTCTTGGTGGAATGGAGCACCACTGACCGGATCGACGTCGCTGCATTCTGGTTCCGCAGGGCTCGCCGACTCCTCCCAGCCCTCGTCCTCGTCCTGATCGTCGTTGCCGCGTATGCCGCATGGATGGCTCCGGATATCACCCGAGAGCGTCTGCGGGGAGACATGTTGTCCGCCCTGTTCTACGTGGCGAACTGGCGCTTTGTCGTCAACGGCGTGTCCTACTTCGAGCAGTACGCCACCCCCACTCCCCTGCTTCACACCTGGTCACTGGCGATCGAGGAACAGTTCTACTTGGTCTGGCCGATCGTCGTGTTCGTCCTGGCTCGATACCTCGCCAAGGGCTCCAAGGAAAAGGCCCCCTTGGTGATCGGGGCGGTGTGCGCCGGCGCCGCAGTGGTGTCGGCCGGACTGATGTTTGCCATGTACGAGCCAGGCCTCGATCCGTCACGCGTCTACTACGGCACCGACACGAGGGCACAGGCCCTGCTCGTCGGCGCTGCCGCGGCGGGCCTCGCCGTCTCTCGCGGGTGGTGGACGGACCGGGGTGGATCTGGCGGCAGGCTGGCTGCCGCACTCGGGGTCGTGGGACTTCTCGGGGTCGGTGCATTCGGCGCGTTCGGCTCCGACAGCGCTCCGTGGATGTATCGGGGCGGGTTCCTCGTCGCGGCCCTGGCCGCCGCAGCGCTGGTGGTCGCTGTCGCCCATCCCAGCGTCAACCCCGTCACCAGCCTCCTGTCTGTGGGACCTCTTCGTTGGATCGGGCTCGCGTCCTACGGGATCTACCTGTGGCACTGGGTCATCTTCGTCATCCTCACTCCAGAACGCACCGGCGCCGAGGGCAAGCCACTTCTCGCCATCCGCATTGCCTTGACGCTGCTCGTCTCCACCATGTCCTACGTGTGGGTCGAGAAGCCGGTCCGCGAGTGGCGGCCCCGCCGGGGTGAGTCCGTGTGGAGTCGGCGCGTCGTGAGTGCCGTCGGTGCAGCCTTGGCATTCAGCCTCGCGGTCACGGTGCTCAGCACCGGAGCTCGTGCTGCCCGTCCAGAGCTTTCCTCCGACAACCTCGTCGGACCGGCACCCCAGTCGTCGGATGTGGCGCCGACAGGTCCCACGCTCCCGGTGTTCCTCCTCGGGGACAGCGTCGCTTGGAACATGCATCACGACAATCCCCCCGACCCAGCGCTTGGCCTCGATGTCTCCGGTTCGACGAAACTCGGCTGCGGACAGTTCCCGGGCGGCTTGGTGGTCTTCGGCCAAAAGGAGCCGGTCAATCCAGTGTGCCGAGATTGGCCGGCCGAGTGGAGGGAAACCGTCCAACGGCTCAAGCCCAAGATCTCGGTGATGATGCCTGGCAATCTCGAGCTCTTCGACCACCACGATTCCAACAGGAACGACTACGCGTTCGGAACCCCTGAGTACCGCGACGCGCTTCTCGAATGGATGGAGACAACGACCAACGACCTCGGTGAGACGTCGCAGGCCGTGGCCATCACGACGATCCCGTGCTACGACAAACCCAACACAGGTCTCGATGAGAATTACAGGGTTGTCAACGATGTGACCCGTCAAGACTGGCTCAACGGCGTCATCAGGAACTTTGCTCGCACTCACCCTGAGGTGCATTTGATGGACCTTCGGTCCGCGGTCTGTCCCGATGGCAGGTACGAAGAGGTGGTCGGTGGGGTCAAACTTCGCGTCGACGGTGTGCACTGGTCGCCTGCGGGCAGCCAATGGGTCTGGCGCTGGATGGCGGGACAGCTCCGTACGATCGAGGAGCAGCTCAAACCCATGTGA
- a CDS encoding DUF3068 domain-containing protein translates to MRRIIGLVLMGLAGFLVTTALLALIYIPGQVKKTPLDTDSNTRLTGQAAALPTGDGAPVKALSHTVADGAKSDGDVVVFDTFTCLITDPDGDAPDCVDDTDPDKRLVSATTDRFATNRKTGVAVNDEKYIGDATPHEGLINKFPFDVEKKTYPFWDGILGRAVDATFEGEEKVNGLDTYKFVIDVADEPAEIANGIQGTYSSLKTMNIDPVTGAIQKQTEQQKRVLENGTTVLDLDFGFTDETVAANVASAKESGSSLATVGKLPLIAGLLGLLSGLAGFFLWNSARRARDEGEPRDVGDVNGGGNSNAETSSLDVFGEGNDTTRSRSDLRRS, encoded by the coding sequence ATGCGCAGAATTATCGGTCTGGTGTTGATGGGCCTTGCCGGCTTCCTCGTCACCACCGCCTTGCTGGCGTTGATCTACATCCCCGGCCAGGTGAAGAAGACCCCGCTCGACACGGATTCCAACACGCGTCTCACGGGACAGGCTGCAGCACTGCCCACCGGTGATGGGGCCCCGGTCAAGGCACTGAGCCACACCGTGGCCGATGGTGCCAAGTCGGATGGCGACGTCGTTGTCTTCGACACGTTCACCTGCCTCATCACCGACCCCGACGGTGACGCGCCAGACTGCGTCGACGACACCGACCCCGACAAGCGTCTTGTCTCGGCCACGACGGACCGGTTCGCGACCAACCGCAAGACGGGTGTTGCTGTCAACGACGAGAAGTACATCGGTGACGCCACGCCACATGAGGGGCTGATCAACAAGTTCCCGTTCGACGTCGAGAAGAAGACCTACCCATTCTGGGACGGCATCCTCGGGCGCGCCGTCGACGCCACCTTCGAGGGCGAAGAGAAGGTCAACGGGCTCGACACCTACAAGTTCGTCATCGATGTCGCGGACGAGCCGGCCGAGATCGCCAATGGCATTCAGGGCACCTACTCGTCGCTCAAGACAATGAACATCGACCCCGTCACCGGTGCGATCCAAAAGCAGACCGAGCAGCAGAAGCGCGTTCTCGAGAACGGCACGACGGTCCTGGACCTGGACTTCGGCTTCACCGACGAGACGGTGGCCGCCAATGTCGCGTCAGCCAAGGAAAGTGGCTCCTCGCTCGCGACCGTCGGCAAGCTCCCGCTCATCGCCGGGCTGCTCGGCCTCCTCTCGGGCCTGGCAGGCTTCTTCCTGTGGAACTCTGCGCGTCGCGCCCGAGACGAGGGTGAGCCGCGGGACGTCGGTGACGTCAATGGTGGCGGCAACAGCAATGCCGAGACCAGTTCTCTCGACGTCTTCGGCGAGGGCAACGACACGACTCGCAGTCGCTCCGACCTGCGTCGTTCCTGA
- a CDS encoding class I SAM-dependent methyltransferase gives MRRTPTRRYRTVTRSADLFRSFLVEQTEPERFYTDLANDTIELITRHEPLDGRLVLDVGAGSEQFGREFVTRGARYVAIDLERDALNPGPSNGAVVGRGEQIPIADGSVDIVMANNVMEHVSTPGVLGDEMVRVVRPGGLVFISYTAWSSPWGGHETSPWHWFGGDYAAQRYERKHGRPPKNIFGESMHATTVAGGLRWARNHPEAWLIEAAPRYHPDWADGVLSLPGIREVLTWNLMMVLRRT, from the coding sequence ATGCGCCGCACGCCGACCCGAAGATACCGGACAGTAACGAGGTCGGCCGACCTGTTCCGTTCGTTCTTGGTCGAGCAGACCGAACCGGAGCGTTTCTACACCGACCTTGCCAACGACACGATCGAGCTCATCACGCGACACGAGCCCCTCGATGGTCGACTGGTGCTCGACGTCGGTGCCGGCTCGGAGCAGTTCGGACGTGAATTTGTGACGCGCGGAGCCCGTTATGTCGCGATCGACCTGGAGCGTGATGCCCTGAACCCGGGCCCGTCGAACGGCGCCGTCGTCGGGCGCGGCGAACAGATCCCCATCGCAGACGGAAGCGTCGACATCGTCATGGCCAACAACGTCATGGAGCACGTATCGACCCCAGGCGTCCTAGGCGACGAGATGGTGCGAGTGGTGCGACCCGGTGGTCTCGTCTTTATTTCCTACACTGCGTGGTCATCGCCGTGGGGTGGCCACGAGACCTCGCCGTGGCACTGGTTCGGCGGCGACTACGCCGCTCAACGCTACGAGCGCAAGCACGGCCGACCGCCCAAGAACATCTTCGGTGAGTCAATGCACGCGACGACCGTCGCCGGAGGCCTTCGTTGGGCGCGCAACCACCCCGAGGCATGGCTCATCGAAGCGGCGCCGCGCTACCACCCCGACTGGGCGGATGGCGTCCTCAGCCTCCCGGGCATCCGTGAGGTGCTCACGTGGAACCTGATGATGGTTCTGCGCCGAACGTGA
- a CDS encoding glycosyltransferase family 4 protein, translating to MALRILMFNWRDMHHPEAGGAEKYLVTVAEGLSARGHEVIFRTSAYPGGLPDEVVNGVRYVRKGGRFGIYPRALAANLTRRYKADVVVDVQNGVPYLSPLTRRRPVINLVHHVHKEQWPVFFGPRLAKAGWVLESRIAPRVYGGTSYVAVSDATRTELGGLGIDPDRVEVIHNGTDAIPLDGTPRSLNPSLIVLGRLVPQKRVEFALEAVARLIDEIPNLTLDVVGSGWWEPHLHAKVAELGIEKHVTFHGHVSEAEKHHLLAQAWVHAMPSLKEGWGLVVVEAGVHGTPTVAFTEAGGPTNSIVHDQTGLLVDHGSQEFTAAVRSLLLNDEQRARMSSEVATWVAQFHWDESVERWEQALLRAAGRVSPTEDPNS from the coding sequence ATGGCACTCCGCATCCTCATGTTCAACTGGCGCGACATGCACCACCCAGAAGCGGGCGGTGCCGAGAAGTACCTCGTCACTGTGGCGGAGGGCCTTTCGGCCCGCGGCCACGAGGTGATCTTCCGCACCAGCGCCTATCCCGGAGGACTGCCGGACGAGGTCGTGAACGGCGTGCGCTATGTCCGCAAGGGCGGTCGCTTCGGCATCTATCCCAGGGCGCTGGCCGCAAACCTCACCCGCCGCTACAAGGCTGACGTCGTCGTCGACGTGCAGAACGGTGTTCCCTACCTCAGCCCGCTCACGCGTCGACGCCCCGTGATCAACCTCGTCCACCACGTCCACAAGGAGCAGTGGCCCGTCTTCTTCGGCCCGCGGCTCGCCAAGGCCGGGTGGGTGCTCGAGTCCCGCATTGCTCCACGGGTCTACGGCGGCACCAGCTATGTCGCCGTGAGTGACGCCACCCGGACCGAGCTCGGTGGCCTCGGCATCGACCCGGACCGGGTCGAGGTGATCCACAACGGCACTGACGCCATCCCGCTCGACGGCACGCCGCGCTCGCTCAACCCCTCGCTCATCGTTCTCGGCCGACTGGTCCCACAGAAGCGTGTCGAGTTCGCCCTCGAGGCGGTAGCCCGACTCATCGACGAGATCCCCAACCTCACCCTTGACGTCGTGGGATCTGGCTGGTGGGAGCCCCACCTCCACGCAAAGGTGGCCGAGTTGGGTATCGAGAAGCACGTCACCTTCCACGGTCACGTCTCAGAGGCCGAGAAGCACCATCTCCTGGCCCAGGCGTGGGTGCATGCGATGCCCAGCCTCAAGGAAGGATGGGGGCTCGTCGTGGTCGAGGCCGGCGTGCACGGAACTCCCACCGTCGCGTTCACCGAGGCCGGAGGTCCCACGAACTCGATCGTCCACGACCAGACAGGTTTGCTCGTCGATCACGGGTCGCAGGAGTTCACTGCGGCCGTTCGATCGCTGCTGCTCAACGATGAGCAGCGAGCCCGGATGAGCTCCGAAGTCGCGACCTGGGTGGCGCAGTTCCACTGGGATGAGTCCGTGGAGCGGTGGGAGCAGGCTCTGCTCAGGGCCGCTGGTCGCGTCAGCCCCACAGAAGACCCCAACTCGTAA
- a CDS encoding glycosyltransferase family A protein encodes MPTRPVVSVVVPTKNVERTMERCLRSIVGQSWDATELVVIDNFSDDRTFEIAQEYADIAIQAGPERSAQRNLGIEKATGDYILWIDADMVLTPHVIEDAVRAAEETGSSAVFIPEETVGDGFLTACRTLERKCYVGEEMIEAPRLIRRDFFAQHGGFVLTVAGQEDADLRMRLLRNGLSMTHIDTPILHDEGRLTFSDVMRKRYYYGQSLPAYNDAQPGAIRAQGLATMRAYWRGLPTLAGDPVHAVALGGLRVAEGVAYALGAAKASRSK; translated from the coding sequence GTGCCCACCCGACCCGTCGTGTCCGTCGTCGTGCCGACGAAGAACGTCGAACGGACGATGGAACGATGCCTGCGCTCCATCGTCGGTCAGAGCTGGGACGCGACCGAACTCGTCGTCATCGACAACTTCAGCGACGACCGGACCTTCGAGATCGCGCAAGAGTACGCCGACATCGCCATCCAGGCCGGCCCGGAGCGGAGCGCCCAGCGCAACCTCGGCATCGAGAAGGCGACGGGGGACTACATCCTGTGGATTGACGCCGACATGGTGCTGACCCCGCACGTCATCGAGGATGCGGTCCGCGCCGCCGAAGAGACGGGGAGCAGTGCTGTCTTCATCCCCGAGGAGACGGTGGGCGATGGCTTCCTGACCGCGTGCCGCACCCTCGAGCGCAAATGCTACGTCGGCGAGGAGATGATCGAGGCGCCCCGCCTCATCCGACGCGACTTCTTCGCCCAACATGGTGGGTTCGTCCTCACCGTCGCCGGGCAGGAGGACGCCGACCTGCGGATGCGGCTGCTCCGGAATGGCCTGTCAATGACCCACATCGACACGCCCATCCTTCATGACGAGGGTCGGTTGACGTTCAGTGACGTCATGCGCAAACGCTACTACTACGGCCAGTCGCTGCCCGCATACAACGACGCCCAGCCGGGAGCCATCCGGGCGCAAGGGCTGGCGACGATGAGGGCCTATTGGCGAGGGCTTCCGACACTGGCCGGCGATCCGGTCCATGCCGTTGCACTGGGTGGATTGCGTGTGGCGGAAGGCGTCGCCTACGCCCTCGGTGCGGCCAAAGCGTCTCGTTCGAAGTGA